The region GGAATGCAAAGTTTGTCTGTGTGGACTCAAGCCAGTGTTCTGTTGGTTCTGTGATCATGGCTCATAGGTGTTCATAAAAGACaaatgaataaaacattttcttaaacattttacACAATTACCATTTCTCACCTCATCATTTTCATTCCCACTTGAACTCTTTCTGGAAGACTTATACTGCAAAACACAATTATAACTTTAGAATGGAAATACGGTTTTCATTTGAACTAAATGGCATGATATAATTCAGTTGCTACTTATTACTGGTCAAGCtgctgaggagaaaaaacatGTTACAACATCAAtggagcaaaagaaagaaaacaaaatagagaAGGAACATCTAAACATCTAGATCCTAGGCTAGTCGAGATCTTCACCAGATTGATGAGagagtaaaaacatttttaaactaaatattttcataCTGTGAACTGACAGTATATGTGTATTAATCCAAATGAAAAGATCTTAACAACTGCTACTTTGAAGCATTATTTGTAAGAAATAGAAAATCATGCAACCCTGAAAATTACTCTTATAATGTTTTGTTATGTAACTTTAAGATTGCTTACGCTTTGAAAGATTGACatgatattgtaaaaaaattaaatcttttaaaaaaacagtatttcctttATGATTTCAAAGCCTGAACACATCCTTTTATCTAGGTGGTATCACCCTTTTTTCACAGTTGTCTCACGTGTTGCATGCACACTGCCTTCATCACTGTCCCATTTCCTGATTATCTTAAACATGTAGAAAACAGAGGGATGGAAGGAAGACATTTTCTTGAGCTCTGCTTTTGTAAATAAGTACATCTCATCTCTTGCAGAGGAAGTGTacaaaggaacagaagaaaaccaagcaGCTAGAATTAAAAAGATTCATCAATACCAAGCTCTAAGCGCACTGTTTGTAGACAGCCGCCTATCCACCTTTATGGTATAACACATAACACAGACTAAAGCAAGAGATGAACTTCAGAACTGGAAGGATGGCTCTCCTTTGGAGATCTGACTTTCAGGGGGGCATATAGGTTttagaataatttcttaaaaaggtggaaaaatctGACTTGCAAATATGTTCTTTAATATTAATAAACACACAAACTTACATAGCTCTGTTTTAGAAAGTTGTATTTACTAATTACGCATAGAAGATGCTTGTCTTTTCAAAGTAACAACTGAGTACTGGTGGactgcaaaatggaaaaattttaTAGAGTTGAATTTTCAACAGGTTTTGAACTACATGCTGAACAATGTTGACAACGACAGTGGCAAGCATCTCTCTTGAGAATCAAAGTCTATTACAAACAGCCTTTGTCAGCTATGCTACTGCTGTTCAATTTCTGTGCAAATTAAACATGTCTTGAAAAGTGACTGAATAAAGTGTCAGTTGTTTGTTTGTGGGactatgggggtttttttggtttggttttttgtttcgctggttttgcttttttgtttgctttgtggggctggagggtatggatttgcatgtgttttggttgctttttttaaaaaaaaaaaaccgacTACACACAGAGTACAGGTAGTTCTGGGGTCAGACAGAGACCTTCTACACATCTATGGCTGGGTATTTATCTTCTTGGGTTTACTCCCTGCATGCTTGCCAGCTGATAACGCAAAGCCTAACTTTCTATGACCTACAGACCTCTGCTGCTCAATTCTGTTTATACAGGCCCTTGCCCAGATCTGTGTTCATGTTTTTCCACCATAATTAACCATATCAAAGCTAGCACATGTAGTAATTCTATTTCACTGTGAATACACTAAAAAATTTCAGCTTGGATGTAGCTAGGATCCAAAACTACAAGCTattgcagagaaaataaaatcattttggTGGATAAAAGTGTCTTCAATGGTATGTATTCAATGCAAATGACTTTTCCCTGTTCTAATGACACCCACTGCAGAAATTGGGCAGGTATTCTTAAGATACTAATGTTTGGTAGTACGGATATGATTATTCAGTGAACTTTTTTTGCCAAGTAAACATGGACACAATATGAATTGTATTTTCACTGGTTTCTCAGAACAGCAGTGGTACCTATTTTTCCCCCTCCTAGTTTGCTGTGGAAGACAGACTTTGTTGCATTTCCTTACTGCTTTGTTTTTGCAACTGAACCTACCAGCGATaacattatttttgtatttggtACAGCCTGCTCAATTCACTTTTGAGACACATCTATAGCTGTATATAATGTCACTTCAGGTATCTGCCTCCAGGAGAGCTCAAAATCCAAATCTGCATTAGCATTTAAAGACACCACTTAAAGTTATGAGGAATCACTAATGCAGGTCTTCTGTACTGATAGCACAGCTCTGTAATCAGTCAAACGACTGGACTGTGTTTTACTTGGAGTTTCTCCCCTTCCTCTGAAAGGCTGCAgggcaaaattaatttaaggaTGAAAACCCTGGAAAGAGGTCAATAGAATTCAATTTGACTACAACTCCATaaattcttcaggaaaaaataattactagCTTCTATAATCACAGGAATGTATCTGAGCTGTACATCATGCTCTAGTTTTCCAACAATTTAATTAAAGTTCCCTGTCATTTCATAAAGTGTTTGATGGCAAAGACTCAAGAAACTCATTTCATAAGtgacaaatttaattttaactcAAACTGGCACTGGTCAGATTTCTCCTATTTCTCTTCCATAACTCCAAACAAATTTTATCTAATAACTTCGTATCTGGTTTGTAATAAGCAGACACTGACATCTGGTGACCGATTGTGCACACTACAGCACCAaagacagacacagaaaatTCTCTAAAATCTAAGATCTATTGCAGTGAGAACTAAAATGCGTAAACCATTCTCATAACCAACCTGCACAAAAGTAATATATGTTTCCCCagcactacaaaaaaaaaaagtatctcaaGATGGATGGGAAAGGACCAATGACTGAAGACTAGTTCCTGGCTTTACCAGAAAACtgtaaattactttattttatttaaagaatagTGTCTTGGGTCAATATTTTCCTCCTGGTtttcctgcactctcacattaccctaaatacatacatatatattaaaCTCAAAAGagccaaataaaaaaattagaggTTACAGGTAAGGTTCAAAGTATTACAGGCTCTGAGAATTTCTTACCTTTCCTTAGTTATACAGCTTATCCTACgccccttaaaaaaaagaaagtgtcaCCCACCCACACTCCTCCCCATTACCTTGAAATACTCTTTTCTAATTTGTTtacttctccttctttcttcattctGCCAAATCACTGGCTGTGTTTCTGGCCAATGCTGCTCATCCAGTGACTGCTTCTGGTTTTCCAGTGGCTGTAAGGTTCAGAAATAGATTTATGTAAAATATAAGTACACTTTGTGTGCATTAGCACAGATTATTATAAACTACAATTACAAATTTTTTGCCTCTCAATCTACTTTTACGACATGAAAGTTTTATCAGGCTTAATGGTGATTCTGGTAGAAAACgcttatttcctttcaaaacctaaaacatttcacagaagagaaagaatgaatGAAATAATTCCTAAGAAAATAACACCCTTTTCTGCACAGAGCCTCATTTCTGCAGATGTTAGGAAGCCATCTAAGGCTGCCATAAATAACTACCAAAAAAACCAGTTAGAAATGTCATTCATCACTAGGACATCCCATTTATTAATTCTTACTCATTGCACAGGAAAGATGACTATACACAATTTAAGTATGTGTCCTGTGTTCCTACCTAAAGGATTTTACACATCAACTAGCTATAAAAGAAATCTCTCTTTCAAAGTATTGTATTATGCAACATAATGTGAAGAGACAGCTAAAGtacttttcttcttaaaatagcAATGAATATGTACAAGCATGTCTGTCTCATGAAAACTAAAAGCAGACAATCTAAAGGGACCATTTCATAACAAgcagaaaactgtattttaaactatttcttCCTATTAGACTATCTAGTCATTTAAAGCAATTGTAAATACTTGATGGAttagaatataaaataataaaaacatactCTATAGTTTCACTGCAATTTTATCGCATCATGAAAGCTCTTCAGGGAGGTACAAGGAATACAAGACCCACATAACCTTGAAACcacttagaaaaaaacattattgtGAGGTAATAAAACCTACATGTAAAGGAATACTAAAGCCCAGTAAGTAAAACTTGTCTTATTAGCTTAAAGATCTTAAAGCTAGTACCATATGCTCTTAAAGAAAAGGCCTCCATTACACACAATCAAATTATCTTGAAGCATAAGTTCTTCAGAGGTTTTATGTTTTCCACCACAATTGCATACATACAGTAAGCTATGTGTGCAAGCAGCCATATGAATGTTTTCTGCTAGGAAACAAACCTAAAAACCACTAGATCACATCACTCAAAACACAAAGCCATcacatttactttttaatatttaccTGCCAGCTgtatggggacaccagggaatTCACTTCATCTGAGGAGACACTAAAAATTAAGATGAGAAGTATCATGAAATGTTCTACATTTTGTTCACATTAAAATCAACttactttaaaatatcaaaaaaaggCAACACTTAAAGTAGCCTTGCTGCAGCACTACAGTATTTTTTGGCTACCTGTATAAGGATGCCACAAGgtggcaaaaataaaaccatttgaCTAAAACCTCAAATCATATGTCACTCTTCTTCACCATATGCTGACAATAGGTATTACACGCTACAGTACTTCACTTGATAAAGCTTCTTCTTAAGCATGTTGATCTTTAGGGATTACTAATGCACCttcattgttttgtttctcaaagCAACCGATGAAACATTTTGTTCAGAGCTGACCAAACCTCTACTCTTGAGCTTTTAGAAGACTCACGTGCTTCATTTCAGTGTTAGCTCTATCCAGTTGAATCTTAGACTCGacaaggaacagaaaaacattttaagatgGGACAGTGAAACCCCAAAATCTCAAAACATACACTGTGGAACATGAACTGCCTGAGATTATTGAAAGTTCTCGGGAAAATAAAAACGTTTAGAATATGGTGTCACTTCAcatttttccaaaactttctGCGAAATTCACTTCTACCACCTTACCAGCAATCATTTCATTCACATTCTGACAGCTGGCTCAGAAGCTGTGCAGTACACTAAAAGGCTAACAGCTAGGGATTGAATGCAGAAGGACATAACACCATGAGCAATTACAATAAATCCTAAAGGGAAAGCACTGAGCTTCTGctactttgtctttcttttccttcctttttcttcctctttgtttgAAACTAATATTGCaacttttaaaagctgttaaGCAGAGAGAATTCACCCAATTCATGTCTAATAGCTTGATAAGCAACCTAGTAAAAAATTGCAGAAACTGTTGCAATAAAGAATTAAGTTTTGCTGTTGACACATCCTCTGGAAAATGTAAAGGTTTTGCAGGCTGAACTCCCGGCAACACTTTTCCAACAGCCCTTAAGAGCACTGGAGGActtccagaaaggaaaatttagaTGCCTAAGCAAGGCTACAGTGCCAGTTTATGTAACACAGGCTCTAACACACCTGCACAAGTCTTGTTACCTATGGAAGACATGACCTTCTGGACTGGAACTAGATGTCTAAAACATCACTGGATGCCTGTCTTTAGGCACCTGAATTGCTATCATAATCAGACACATATATTAGTTTCTGGATGACACCAGTTTTCTGAAAGGCTCAAAAACCCAGGTATTTTATCTGGAAGAAAAAGGCTCAAGAACAGATTACTTGTCTAGCTTCTACTTTACCTTGAGCTAAAAACATTATAACAGCAAACTGCAGTagcaacacaaaataaatatcaaaaatTAATGATATATTGAAAGCTGTGATACATTTAAGTGTATCAATACCATTTTTCAGATTCCACTGGTTGTTTTGGCCTGTTCCTTGTGCCTACTGAAACTGAATGGTTAAGAAgcctagaaaataaaaaaaaacaaacattaatTCAACAGCTTTGCAGTTAAACCTTTTTCTTAGAATCTGTCACATTCCCTGTAAATAAAAAGTTTTGAACATTAAGGTGATGTTTTCCATAGTAGTAAAATAGTCGTGTGTGTACACGTATGAAATCCAAGCCCAACCCTGctactatttaaaaacaatattgTTTCCAGctcttgaaatatttcaagttCTGAATTCTAAGTAAAACTTTAATTCAAACCAAAATGAAGCCTcctatttttctctccaaataCATACTATTTCAACTGATCTCACACCTGTGTTAAGTTAAGCAGTCCTTAACACAGAAGACCCTACTTTTCACCataaacagaagacagaaggtAATCACCCTAAAGCAGACAAGGAAGGATACGCATATTGAGCACAAGAAGTCAGTCAGTACGAGAAGGTAAGAAGGCAGCTGAATAAGAAACAATGCAAGTGCAAAGGAAATgcaggggaaaaaggagaggagaggtggaaaatgaagaaacacaGGGAAAGAACTAAATGTAAAGTCTAATgcagaaataaaccaaaattCCATTTTTCTAAATGGTAAACAGTCAAAGCCTAAATGTACATGTTTTTTCATCTGGAACAAACACACCACATATACACTCAAAGGAAGACGATATGAGCTATTATggatattttaaatgttgtaaATTACAGTTAGTAACAGTAAAATATGCTGTTGAGCAGTAACTAAAATGATTAATTATGAATTCTTGGGAGGTAGTAACATTACATTTGGACACTGTCTTCATGTTCTGAACTGTGATCAAAGTATATTTACATAATTATATAGAAAAATAGAATGTATTAAGAACCAGAGAGGATTAGAAGAACAACAACTATTCCAGGGAAGAAAGTAAAACAGTAGGtaagattttatatttcattattattacgTAGGGCAAATACAACCCTTAATTTTTAATGGTTGATGATTTTCAGACTTCTCTAATTATTGTGATAACTTGAGCTCAGTAATCTCATTTGTAGTTGTAATCTCTCACTGGGTGAGCCTCAATTTAATGTGATTATGAGACGATAAGCCTGTAAACCAACAcaatctgcagcatgcagtgtGCAGCATCTGCTCCCTACATTTTATCTTCAGAAATGTTGTTTTAAGGATGCATTCCAGAACTATACTATAGCCCGAAAAAGGCATTACAAAAAGTCAATATTAAGAGCATAGATTAACAAATCATAATATAAGAGCGTTATTTTAAAGTCACTGATTTTTAGATAAAATCCCCATTTAAATTATCCTTATGTCTTCAACTGAAAACAATGACAAATTCAGAAAGACTTTGTGGCAAGATGTGACCATgacaactttaaaaaataaacagacctTGGAATCACCTAAGCAGTTTGATGCAGCACTTGCACCAAAACTGACATTTAGTGTAAATTCAGTGATTATATGTAACACAGGCCATTACTTTTTTATACTCGTTATGTGAAATGTAAGGAAAAACTATTCAATTAATTCAAACATACACACGCTTCTCGGCTACTGTTTCTATGGCAAATGTGTGTAATTGATGTTTGTGTTTATTATAGACTAAGTTTATAATAaacaaagtatatttttatactttgtaaaacaaaagcaaacagtcATATTTTTAAGCTTCCTGTTTAAATACTGAATAACATGGATGAGGAGGTAACAGCAAATTCATCTGTCAGATTAGCAGTTACTATTCCAGTCAGAGAAATCTTAATTTGAGAAAATTAATTCCGAGAAATACAATGCAAAACAAATTGCCCCTGGTCATGCTAATTTGAATATGATCACTTTAAAATCAAGGTAtcttaaactaaaaataaaacaaaaaaaaaccctaacttGCCTGAGACTCTATACTTTCTGCATTTGGGGTATTAtacattttacaaaaaaacaaacaaacaaacaaaaaaaaacccaaaaaaaccacaacccaaACCCCTGAAGAGAAAACTGACAAAAGTACAGGAAATTATGTTTCTAGGTTTGGAtttgtttaaatattcatttgaaAGTTGCCTAAATAGTATTAAATAGTAATACTTTAATAGTATTTCATCTTAAAGAACAATAAATGCATGGTGATCTATTTTTGATTAAAAAGCATCTTCAGCTAACTTAGCTAACTTAACTTTATTCTGATTTTGTTCAGGAAATTGCCaaaactatttcttttgttCACATTTTAACTTTGTAAATCTGATGCTCTACAAATTATACCTTGATGCACGTCCTGCTGCCCTTGTCCTCTGGAAGAGTTTTTCACTGAATGAAGTTCTATAGCTCAATGGCCTTCGTCTGTATTCATATTTCAAGTACACCAAAGCCAAAGACGGAAGAAGGAAGCAGGATAAGTTCATGGGAGAGGACAGGGAAGTCATTAGCACagcaagcaaaaagaaaagagaccgcatactttttaaaaagcacactgaacagacagaaacatGATtagtaagaaattattttgtgatgCTCACTTTTCAGAGACTGTTTACTCAGATCgaacatttttcataaaaacaCAAGTATCTTCACTAAACttccaaatattatttttatttctgtttatggCAAGGAATTATAAATTCACAAAGCTATGGATTCAGACTCAGGGCTAAATTTTTTATCAGAGGCGATTTTGCCCCTATGTACTTAAAAGATAAATAAGCAAGCTTAAAATATAAATGCCAACTTAAGCAGAAGTTATAGGGTAAGACTGCATACGTCTGAACaattcaaaagcaaagcagaactcTTCAAAAGATCACTGTATTAAGATACAACAACATATGACAAGTAAATTTTAAGTTGCAGTACTTCAGAAGAGTGGCTTGGTATTTCAAATGATTAGATAACcaagaaatattaaaagtaaGTAGAAGTACCAGCTAAACTGCTGCATGCAGTTTCTGTAACTCATCCAAACTAAAGTAATTTTAACATGTTACCAACAATCTACTTACATGAATTAACTGGGTTTGGCTGGGggggaattaattttcttcacagtagctaGGATGGGgctgttttggatttgtgctgggaATGGTGTTGACaatacagggatgttttagtcactgctgagcagtgcttataCACAGCTGAAGTCTTCTGTGCTTCTCGCAGCACCCCACCAGTGAGTAGATTAGGGgggcacaagaagctgggaagtGACACAGCCGGGACAGCTGACTCCAACTGACCAAGAGGTTATTCCATACCATAggacatcatgctcagcatataaagctgatgaagaaggaagggaggcaCATCTGGAGtgatggcatttgtcttccttATCAAACCCTTAAatgtgatggagccctgctttcctggggatGGTTGAACACCCGCCAGCTGATGGGAAGCAGTGATCAAACTCCTTTTGTTTTGCCCTAGTGCACAACTTTTGCTTTACTTAAGCTGCCTTCACCTCAAACCATAagttttttcacttttacccttccaaATACTCTCCTTCATCTCAACTGGGGGAATGGCTACATGAGTTCTAGTTGCCAGAGGGGGTTAAACTATGACAATGAGCATTAACCTACTTAAGGATACTGctttgaggtaaaaaaaaaaaaaaaaagttaacctACAGTTAACAACCAGGAAACCAAGAGACTTTCATATtgatttcttcctctccatAGAAGGTGTATCATTGCTTCTCTGGACAGCAattttatgaaaagaaacacagcatAGATATCTTGAAAGAGTCTGTCATCTTAATTGTAGAACATCTGGACAAAACTGTTCTCAATAAAAGTGTCAAGAGTTTTTGGGAATAAGGCAGGTTAAAGAATAAATCAATTATAACACAAGTTATTTTAACTAATACTGTAATACCTGTGTTTTTGCTCTTGCTGCAGTAACTGAGCTGCTATTTTTCTCAAGTCAGTCACTTCTTTGagttcatcatcatcttcagcCAGCAGTTGTTCTTTCTGaagtctgggaaaaaaaaccccaaaccaacattAGTAACTTGCCTGActtcaaagtaaaacaaaacacagaaacagataCATTATTGGACAACAGCCAAGAACTTCCTACAAGCTTATTTTCTGTCCAAGGAGTAGCACCCTGTATCCAACTAGACTTCTTGCCTCCAAGAACCTTAAACCAAAATCACCTTCGCCCACTACTATCACTAAGATCTTTGATAAAAGATCAAGAAGATTCACCTTTTTTCATCTCCCCAGTCCTCATTCTGTTCTATTTTCTGGGATTTCTCAGGATGTTTCCCCCGTTCCTACAAtggaatgaaaattaaacttaagatttgaattaaaaaaaaaatcaagtcagcTGAATAACTTTTCTTCTGTTAAGCCACATTACCTTGATATAAGACAGCAATGGTCCAATCTGTACATCTCCTTGCTCAGGAACACCTCCCTCTTCTGAATTTGGATCGATGTAGTCATACACCTCCTGGTCTAGTGAGGATTGATGAAGAATGGAAAAGATGGTATTAAACAGTTCTCTCAAACAAATGTTATTCCTGAGAGAagtacttctgaaaaatgtcagatacaaataaaacaatgaaattatGTCTCCGTGagctagaatttttttttctttctttttggcttTATCTATTTGTGACTGCCatgctgttttctgaaatgaCGGAAATACAATGTCAACATGTGACCATATAATTTTGCGTGACTTTCTTATACTACGTTACCTAAGCAAAAGTATTTGTTGACTAAAACAACAGAGGTACAACAGATATTACCTTTTTGTGGGTCAAGTTTACTTCCCATTACATGATTGTCATTCCTTAATGTCTGTTCCCTTGTTGATTCTGATACCTGGGAGTGAAGGCTGATTGTATCATCATCAGATGGCTGCAAAGACAGTATGATTTCATACAGAACTTGCATATAAATTACATCGTTATATGATATGCTAAGAAATCACAAATTATAGTGCAACTAACCCTGTCATGAGGGATGGCTcccaggagagagaaaataacatCAGGCCAGGTGGGGTTATTTTGTGATTGTTTTTTTTAGGGGGGCGGGTGGGCAGGGAGTTTAAGAGAATAATAGTTTAGGCAGTAACAGACAACTCCTCAGTATATAATACTGAAATGCAATACTTTGTTCAAAGAAGTCtagcccagccctgctcaggggGCTACGAAATCTGTACTTAGGTATTTCCTTATGTAAAGCCACCAAATACTTTGacccttgaaaaataaaattaaaataaaatcacagctttactttaatattaaattttgAATTTCCTTAGAAAAAACAACTAGTAATCCTCCTTGTTTTACAGCCTTCCCACTAATGATCACTCTGTGTTTGTAATAACTCTCTTTACATTTCAAAACCCTTTTGTTCTACACTATCCAGCACTGATATCACTTATTAACCACAACTCCTTAATCTAGATTTCTACAAATACACAGATAAGTTGTGGAGATTCTTGTTCACTGTTTTAAACCCAGTAGAACATCCAGAAgttcattaaaatttaaataatgatGAGGATTAGTAACATACACAACGCTCAGTTTTAGACCAAatcaatttttgttttcttaagtaCATTCATAATAAAAAGGGAAGTTTCAAACAAATTTTGTCCTTTCTGTAGAAGACTGTACACTCCACATTATTAAATAATTCCATATAACTCcacataattaaataattaaataagacTTAAATAATTCCTTAGGACagaattcagttttaaaatgtatgacATTTGGACTGGAATGAACCCTAACTAGAAAAGTCAAAGCAGTATGTAAATAATTTGTGACTGATACTGGCAGTTTAAGGGTTTGAACTCAACCATATAGATATTCAAAGCATGTTAAATGCAATTTAGTTAAGTATTTTGCAAAACATACCATatagaaataacaaaaattccaaaaaaacaaactgcagaAATTGAACAGTGAAAAACACTCACTTCTGTTGTAGACAACCTTTTATCCCCATTATCGCTTCCAATGCCAGAGTCTGGTCCATGGTTTTTATTGGGATAAAAGTCTTCCATgctacattaagaaaaaaaaccacaaaaaccatAACAGGAATGGAAGAAACACAagtttcacttttcttttagaaaataaacatcCTTTACAAATGTGTTCTCTATACTCATCTGTTTGGGAAATAAATAGCCAAGTTTtccaataaataaatttaaaatacagctttgttCTGATTTCCAAATGTTTAGCAAGTATATTGAAAATTTTTCATAGCCACTCAGACGAGCCAATTAAGCTTCAACCTTAGGAAATAACTACTAGGATTTCTACACAAAAACAACTAAAGTATTGAAATTAAAGCTATTATCTCTAATAATCAGATCACTTCATGGCAAATCctaaagtaaaattaaacaaaaaacccactacTCACCTATCTGTGAGTGGCTGGGAGGGGATTCTTTTACCTAATGATGGAAGATCCAAAGAATCTGGTTTTTTATCTATTCTGAGGCACGCCTGAATGCTGAGGAATTTAAATATATGTACTTTACCCTTCAAACATATCTGttgggaaacaaagaaaaaacttaaTTACGTAGCATGTCTCTTGAAAACACATCCCAATAAATAGTTTCCACAGTGAGTTTGTACCCATAACTGCCCACCAGGAGAAATAcagctaaaaaataaaaatctgatagGTATAACTAAGGACAGTGTCCCCTTTCTTAAGACCCTAATGTAAATTACTGAACTAGAATGCTTTAATACTAACCTGTGCTGGTGGTATCTGCATTGGATTGTTATCCAAAACTATAACTTGTAAGTGACGTAACTTTCTGTAACAAATTggaatttctgtaattttattacAAGAAAAATCCAGCTTTACCAAGGGAAGGTCTCCTAATTCTGTATTgggggaaatgaaaaaaaaacaaaacaaacaaaagaatgaGATCTTAACATGTTACCTAATTTACCTACATCAGAGAAATTAAGACTAGTAGCTTACCGTCTGGCAACATATGGAGATTATTTCTTCTTATGTTTAATTCCCTAAGTGACTGCAATTTTCCTATCTGCTGGGGGAGTACCTGAAGTTCATTGCAGCTAATATCCTAAGAAAGATATAGTGAATAAATTAACTGAACatcttaaatgaaataaaagaaatgaaaactgctATCAAACCTACTATAAAatataccattaaaaaaaatcctagctttcttctttttttcctacaaaaggaaaaaccaGCATAACAGATCTCCGTTTCTTCAATATTTAGTGATTCATGTTTAAGAAACCCAATTTCAAAAGTTAAACCAATGAACAACGAAAGAATAGTTTTGAGATTAAAACTGTGGCCTAGGAATCGGGAGTTCTTGGTGTAGTTCCCATACCCATTAAAAACATCTTGTGCTACTGCTGGCAAATTATTAGCATTCCTCTCCTTTTATAAAAGTTCCTCCTTAAAAAAACCTTGAACCAATCCACGCAACTAAAAATTTACAAAAGCAACAGCAGACTCACCAACTTTTTGGATATAATCACTAGAGGGTGACAAAACTGCACCAAATGAACATACACTACAGCTACTTCTGCTACTAATTTAGCATTTATTTAGGTAGCACAGACTAAGTCAACAATCCCATTGATACAAGaccatttcttttttacttctgaTTCAACATAATTGACTTCAGAAACTAGTTTCCTAGTCTAGATAATGACAGATCTATCTTAT is a window of Phaenicophaeus curvirostris isolate KB17595 chromosome 13, BPBGC_Pcur_1.0, whole genome shotgun sequence DNA encoding:
- the LRCH2 gene encoding leucine-rich repeat and calponin homology domain-containing protein 2 isoform X2 — encoded protein: MAAGQGGGNGNGNGNGAGGLGIPGHLTLSFSAGPHWGAAATLSQPHTVRSLDRALEEAGSSGILCLSGRKLRDFPGSGYDLSDTTQADLSKNRFTEIPPDVWLFAPLETLNLYHNCIKSIPESIKNLQMLTYLNISRNLLSTLPKYLFDLPLKVLVVSNNKLVSIPEEIGKLRDLMELDISCNELQVLPQQIGKLQSLRELNIRRNNLHMLPDELGDLPLVKLDFSCNKITEIPICYRKLRHLQVIVLDNNPMQIPPAQICLKGKVHIFKFLSIQACLRIDKKPDSLDLPSLGKRIPSQPLTDSMEDFYPNKNHGPDSGIGSDNGDKRLSTTEPSDDDTISLHSQVSESTREQTLRNDNHVMGSKLDPQKDQEVYDYIDPNSEEGGVPEQGDVQIGPLLSYIKERGKHPEKSQKIEQNEDWGDEKRLQKEQLLAEDDDELKEVTDLRKIAAQLLQQEQKHRRRPLSYRTSFSEKLFQRTRAAGRASRLLNHSVSVGTRNRPKQPVESEKCVSSDEVNSLVSPYSWQPLENQKQSLDEQHWPETQPVIWQNEERRRSKQIRKEYFKYKSSRKSSSGNENDEDYERTDSNTHGPFGLKPRSAFSRASRQDYGTVDPGFTMRRKMEHLREEREQIRQLRNNLESRLKVILPDDIGAALMDGVVLCHLANHIRPRSVASIHVPSPAVPKLSMAKCRRNVENFLDACKKLGVPQERLCLPHHILEERGLVKVGLTVQALLELPALKVSQLSSM
- the LRCH2 gene encoding leucine-rich repeat and calponin homology domain-containing protein 2 isoform X1; its protein translation is MAAGQGGGNGNGNGNGAGGLGIPGHLTLSFSAGPHWGAAATLSQPHTVRSLDRALEEAGSSGILCLSGRKLRDFPGSGYDLSDTTQADLSKNRFTEIPPDVWLFAPLETLNLYHNCIKSIPESIKNLQMLTYLNISRNLLSTLPKYLFDLPLKVLVVSNNKLVSIPEEIGKLRDLMELDISCNELQVLPQQIGKLQSLRELNIRRNNLHMLPDELGDLPLVKLDFSCNKITEIPICYRKLRHLQVIVLDNNPMQIPPAQICLKGKVHIFKFLSIQACLRIDKKPDSLDLPSLGKRIPSQPLTDSMEDFYPNKNHGPDSGIGSDNGDKRLSTTEPSDDDTISLHSQVSESTREQTLRNDNHVMGSKLDPQKDQEVYDYIDPNSEEGGVPEQGDVQIGPLLSYIKERGKHPEKSQKIEQNEDWGDEKRLQKEQLLAEDDDELKEVTDLRKIAAQLLQQEQKHRRRPLSYRTSFSEKLFQRTRAAGRASRLLNHSVSVGTRNRPKQPVESEKCVSSDEVNSLVSPYSWQPLENQKQSLDEQHWPETQPVIWQNEERRRSKQIRKEYFKYKSSRKSSSGNENDEQDSDNTNVSPQSPVSSEDYERTDSNTHGPFGLKPRSAFSRASRQDYGTVDPGFTMRRKMEHLREEREQIRQLRNNLESRLKVILPDDIGAALMDGVVLCHLANHIRPRSVASIHVPSPAVPKLSMAKCRRNVENFLDACKKLGVPQERLCLPHHILEERGLVKVGLTVQALLELPALKVSQLSSM